A single Candidatus Thalassolituus haligoni DNA region contains:
- the rpsT gene encoding 30S ribosomal protein S20 yields the protein MANSAGSRKRARQAIKRRARTVALRSMVRTYIKKVHAAVATDNYEQAQAAFVKAQPYIDKMVNKGILHKNTAARTKSRLNSKVVSLKG from the coding sequence GTGGCAAATTCTGCTGGTTCTCGTAAACGCGCCCGTCAGGCTATCAAGCGTCGTGCTCGTACCGTAGCACTTCGTTCTATGGTGCGTACCTATATCAAGAAAGTACACGCTGCTGTAGCGACTGACAATTACGAACAGGCCCAGGCTGCGTTCGTTAAAGCTCAACCTTACATCGACAAGATGGTTAACAAGGGTATTCTGCACAAGAACACTGCAGCACGTACCAAGAGCCGTCTGAATTCGAAGGTTGTTTCGCTGAAAGGCTAA
- the kdsA gene encoding 3-deoxy-8-phosphooctulonate synthase yields MIESVAVGNLEVSNDKPFTLFGGMNVLESRDLAMAICEHYVEVTTRLGIPYVFKASFDKANRSSINSYRGPGMEEGLKIFEEIKSTFGVPIITDVHEPHQAAPVAEVADVIQLPAFLARQTDLVVAMAATGAAINVKKPQFLAPHEMRHIIKKFAEAGNERIMLCERGSSFGYNNLVVDMLGMDDMKAMAPVVFDATHALQRPGGRTDSAGGRRQQAFELARSGMALGLGGLFIEAHPNPAEAKCDGPCALPLDKLEVYLTQMKAVDDLVKSFEKVVIG; encoded by the coding sequence ATGATTGAGTCGGTAGCCGTTGGGAACCTGGAAGTCAGCAACGACAAGCCTTTCACCTTGTTTGGTGGTATGAATGTGCTCGAAAGCCGCGATCTTGCCATGGCGATTTGTGAGCATTATGTTGAAGTCACGACCAGGTTGGGTATTCCCTACGTCTTCAAGGCGTCATTTGACAAGGCTAACCGCTCCTCAATCAATTCCTACCGTGGTCCGGGCATGGAAGAAGGCTTGAAGATCTTTGAAGAGATCAAATCGACCTTTGGTGTTCCAATCATCACCGATGTTCATGAGCCGCATCAGGCGGCACCGGTTGCCGAGGTGGCGGATGTGATCCAGCTGCCTGCCTTCCTGGCGCGCCAGACCGATCTGGTGGTGGCTATGGCAGCGACGGGTGCGGCGATTAACGTGAAGAAACCCCAGTTTCTGGCACCTCACGAAATGCGTCATATCATCAAGAAATTTGCCGAAGCCGGTAACGAACGCATCATGCTGTGTGAGCGCGGTTCCTCCTTTGGTTATAACAACCTGGTGGTGGATATGCTCGGCATGGATGATATGAAAGCCATGGCTCCGGTGGTCTTTGATGCCACTCATGCGCTGCAGCGTCCGGGTGGTCGTACTGATTCTGCGGGCGGTCGCCGTCAGCAGGCATTTGAGCTGGCGCGTTCAGGCATGGCACTGGGCCTTGGCGGGCTGTTTATTGAAGCGCATCCGAATCCTGCAGAAGCCAAATGTGATGGCCCTTGTGCGCTGCCGCTGGATAAACTGGAAGTGTATTTGACGCAAATGAAAGCGGTGGATGATTTGGTCAAGTCATTTGAAAAGGTTGTTATTGGTTAA
- the proB gene encoding glutamate 5-kinase: MALDSQQQIQQHRTRLAGKKRWVIKIGSALLTNDGQGLNREGMQSWVDQMAELQRQGHDIVLVSSGSVAEGMTRLGWSKRPEELHQLQAAAAVGQMGLVQAYETAFGKHDRLTAQVLLTHDDLSNRTRYLNARSTLRTLMNLGVVPVVNENDTVVTDEICFGDNDTLGALVANLVEADVLVILTDQQGLFTADPRSSPDAKLVLEGRASDPAIAAMAGGGGVLGRGGMVTKVRAASLAARSGADTLIVGGRIDAVLTRLRNGELLGTLLLADREPVAARKQWIAGHLQTRGDLILDEGAVHALRNGHRSLLPIGVVAANGRFERGEVVACKNERGELVAKGLVNYSRTEANKILRTPSSGLELALGFVAEQEMIHRDNLVVI, from the coding sequence ATGGCTTTGGACTCACAACAGCAAATTCAGCAGCATCGTACTCGTCTGGCGGGTAAAAAACGCTGGGTGATCAAGATCGGCAGCGCCTTGCTGACCAATGACGGTCAGGGTCTTAATCGTGAAGGGATGCAATCCTGGGTCGATCAAATGGCCGAGTTGCAGCGCCAAGGGCATGACATTGTGTTGGTGTCGTCCGGTTCGGTCGCGGAAGGCATGACACGTCTCGGCTGGAGTAAGCGCCCTGAAGAGCTACACCAGTTGCAGGCAGCAGCTGCGGTAGGGCAGATGGGTCTGGTACAAGCCTACGAAACGGCGTTTGGCAAGCATGATCGCCTGACTGCTCAGGTGTTGCTGACCCACGATGACCTCAGTAATCGCACTCGTTACCTTAATGCCCGCAGTACCTTGCGGACGCTGATGAATCTTGGTGTCGTGCCGGTGGTGAATGAAAATGACACCGTAGTGACCGATGAAATCTGCTTTGGTGACAACGATACCCTCGGTGCGCTGGTAGCCAATCTGGTCGAGGCGGATGTACTGGTTATCCTGACCGATCAACAAGGCTTGTTCACTGCGGATCCCCGTTCCAGCCCGGATGCCAAATTGGTGCTGGAAGGACGCGCCTCCGATCCTGCGATTGCTGCCATGGCGGGCGGTGGCGGTGTATTGGGTCGTGGCGGTATGGTGACCAAGGTGCGTGCGGCCTCTCTTGCTGCCCGATCAGGTGCAGATACCCTGATTGTGGGAGGGCGGATTGATGCGGTGCTGACCCGGTTACGTAATGGCGAGCTGCTGGGTACTCTGTTATTGGCCGATCGTGAGCCGGTAGCCGCCCGCAAGCAGTGGATTGCCGGGCATCTGCAAACGCGGGGTGATTTGATCCTGGATGAGGGTGCCGTTCATGCCTTGCGCAACGGCCATCGCAGCCTGTTGCCGATTGGTGTGGTTGCTGCCAATGGTCGCTTTGAGCGTGGTGAAGTGGTTGCCTGCAAAAATGAACGTGGTGAGCTGGTTGCCAAGGGCCTGGTCAATTACAGTCGCACGGAAGCAAACAAGATATTACGTACCCCGTCGTCTGGTCTGGAACTGGCATTGGGGTTTGTTGCCGAGCAGGAAATGATCCATCGGGACAATCTGGTGGTAATATAG
- the cgtA gene encoding Obg family GTPase CgtA, whose product MKFVDEARITVEAGKGGNGCLSFRREKFIPKGGPDGGDGGDGGSVYLEANDSINTLVDYRYTRRHRAQNGQGGASRNCTGAKGEDTVLLVPVGTTAIDEDTGETLGDLTEIGQRLMVARGGFHGLGNTRYKSSTNQAPRQTKPGQMGESRNLKLELKVLADVGLLGLPNAGKSTFIRSVSAARPKVADYPFTTLVPNLGVVSIEQHRSFVIADIPGLIEGASEGAGLGVRFLKHLVRTHLLLHIVDMVPPDGADPAERARAIINELEYFSPGLAKRDRWLILNKLDLLPEGERAAACQDVLDKLDWQGPVYQIAAINKEGTFPLSCDIMEYIEARRLRAQEDEEFADQINREREVVEEEARERIEELEERYRAERAAIRAASNGNDDDDDYDVEVVYLNE is encoded by the coding sequence ATGAAGTTCGTTGACGAAGCACGAATTACAGTTGAAGCGGGAAAGGGCGGCAACGGCTGTTTGAGCTTTCGTCGCGAAAAATTCATCCCCAAGGGTGGGCCGGACGGTGGCGATGGTGGCGATGGTGGCTCGGTTTACCTTGAAGCCAACGACTCGATCAATACACTGGTGGATTATCGTTATACCCGCCGTCATCGCGCTCAGAATGGTCAGGGCGGCGCCAGCCGTAACTGTACCGGAGCCAAGGGTGAAGATACGGTGCTGCTGGTGCCGGTGGGCACGACAGCGATTGATGAAGATACCGGCGAGACCCTGGGTGATCTGACGGAAATCGGTCAGCGCCTGATGGTTGCTCGCGGTGGTTTCCACGGACTGGGTAATACCCGGTACAAGTCCAGCACCAATCAGGCACCACGTCAGACCAAGCCGGGGCAAATGGGGGAGTCGCGTAACCTCAAGCTGGAGTTGAAGGTATTGGCCGACGTTGGTCTGTTGGGGTTGCCAAATGCAGGCAAGTCGACCTTTATTCGCTCTGTCTCGGCGGCCCGTCCCAAGGTGGCAGACTACCCGTTTACAACGCTGGTGCCTAACCTGGGTGTGGTCTCTATTGAGCAACATCGCAGTTTTGTTATTGCCGATATTCCTGGTCTGATTGAAGGGGCATCGGAAGGTGCTGGCCTTGGCGTTCGCTTCCTGAAGCACCTGGTGCGCACTCATCTGCTGCTGCATATTGTTGATATGGTGCCGCCGGATGGTGCTGATCCTGCTGAGCGCGCCCGTGCGATTATCAACGAGTTGGAATACTTTTCTCCGGGCCTGGCCAAGCGTGATCGCTGGTTGATATTGAACAAGCTGGATTTGCTGCCGGAAGGCGAACGCGCAGCTGCTTGTCAGGATGTACTGGACAAGCTTGACTGGCAGGGGCCGGTTTACCAGATTGCCGCGATTAACAAGGAGGGTACCTTCCCGCTGAGTTGCGACATTATGGAATACATCGAAGCTCGCCGTCTGCGCGCCCAAGAAGATGAAGAGTTTGCCGATCAGATTAACCGCGAACGTGAAGTTGTGGAAGAAGAAGCGCGTGAGCGTATTGAAGAGCTGGAAGAGCGGTATCGGGCCGAGCGGGCTGCGATCAGGGCTGCTTCAAATGGTAACGACGATGACGATGACTACGATGTCGAAGTCGTTTATCTTAACGAATAG
- the rpmA gene encoding 50S ribosomal protein L27, producing the protein MAHKKAGGSTKNGRDSESKRLGVKLYGGQAAKAGAIIIRQRGTRVHAGDNVRVARDHTLFATAEGVVKFEVKGPKNRKTVSVVPA; encoded by the coding sequence ATGGCTCACAAAAAAGCTGGTGGTTCTACCAAAAACGGTCGCGATTCCGAAAGTAAACGCCTTGGCGTCAAACTGTACGGCGGCCAAGCTGCAAAAGCAGGCGCTATCATTATTCGTCAGCGTGGTACTCGTGTACACGCCGGTGACAATGTGCGTGTTGCTCGTGATCACACTTTGTTTGCAACTGCCGAAGGCGTTGTCAAATTTGAAGTGAAAGGTCCAAAGAACCGCAAGACTGTTAGCGTCGTTCCTGCCTGA
- the rplU gene encoding 50S ribosomal protein L21 — protein MYAVVITGGKQYRVEEGQTLKVEKLEIATGGAVELEKVLLIGNGDDVKIGTPVVEGAKVTAEVIAHGRHKKVKIMKFKRRKHHMKQMGHRQWFTELKITSIAG, from the coding sequence ATGTACGCAGTAGTAATTACCGGCGGTAAGCAATACCGTGTTGAAGAAGGTCAGACGCTGAAGGTTGAAAAACTGGAAATAGCTACCGGCGGCGCTGTCGAGTTGGAAAAAGTTTTGCTGATTGGTAACGGCGATGACGTTAAAATTGGCACCCCTGTGGTTGAAGGCGCTAAAGTAACCGCAGAAGTTATTGCCCATGGTCGTCACAAGAAAGTGAAGATCATGAAGTTCAAGCGTCGTAAGCACCACATGAAGCAAATGGGCCACCGTCAGTGGTTCACCGAACTGAAAATCACCAGCATCGCTGGCTAA
- a CDS encoding polyprenyl synthetase family protein, with the protein MPPSTMTTPSPAPSMSLADILARVDDDFQAVNQLINDQLSSRVPLVEKIADYIVNSGGKRIRPLLVLLSARALGNCNPDVVRLAAIIEFLHTATLLHDDVVDTSDLRRGNPTANAKWGNAPSVLVGDFLYSRSFNMLVELANLKVMDILSSTTCVIAEGEVLQLTNVKNPNITEAQYMDVIQGKTAQLFEASTHGTAALLQAPDDVQEALRIYGKELGLAFQLIDDVLDYEGNAADLGKNVGDDLAEGKPTLPLIHAMAHADETGRKLVRQAIRKGGLDNMDEVMAVVTSTRSMEYTRSKANACVQRAEQQLQLLPQSPAKDALIALARIAVQRKT; encoded by the coding sequence ATGCCGCCATCCACCATGACAACTCCATCCCCGGCCCCGTCGATGTCACTGGCCGATATACTGGCGCGTGTTGATGACGACTTCCAGGCGGTCAACCAGTTAATCAACGATCAACTCTCATCCCGTGTGCCTCTGGTGGAGAAAATCGCCGATTATATTGTTAACAGCGGCGGTAAACGTATCCGCCCGCTGCTGGTGCTGCTGAGTGCCCGAGCGCTCGGCAACTGCAACCCGGACGTGGTCAGGCTGGCCGCCATTATCGAGTTCCTCCACACTGCCACACTACTGCACGACGATGTCGTTGATACCTCGGATCTGCGGCGTGGCAATCCAACCGCTAATGCCAAGTGGGGTAACGCCCCCAGTGTTTTGGTCGGAGACTTTCTCTATAGCCGCTCGTTTAACATGTTGGTCGAACTGGCCAACCTCAAGGTGATGGACATTTTGTCATCCACCACCTGTGTAATTGCCGAAGGTGAAGTGCTGCAGCTGACCAACGTCAAAAACCCCAACATCACTGAAGCCCAGTATATGGACGTAATTCAGGGAAAAACGGCACAACTGTTTGAGGCCTCGACTCACGGTACCGCCGCCTTGCTGCAAGCGCCTGACGACGTTCAGGAAGCCTTGCGTATTTATGGCAAGGAGCTGGGTCTGGCCTTCCAGTTGATTGACGACGTGCTGGATTACGAAGGTAATGCTGCCGATCTGGGTAAAAACGTCGGCGATGATCTGGCTGAAGGCAAACCAACCCTGCCACTGATCCATGCCATGGCGCATGCCGATGAAACCGGCCGCAAACTGGTGCGCCAGGCTATTCGTAAAGGAGGTCTGGATAACATGGACGAGGTGATGGCCGTGGTTACCAGCACCCGCTCGATGGAGTACACCCGCAGCAAAGCCAATGCCTGCGTACAACGGGCTGAACAACAGCTGCAACTTTTACCGCAATCACCGGCCAAAGACGCCCTGATCGCACTGGCGCGAATCGCCGTGCAGCGTAAAACATAA